The genomic region ATTCTAGCTCCCTATGTCGTTAGAAGAGTGCAATTTGCAAAAATAGTTTCATCATTACAGAGTTTTTCAGGTGATAttacaacagcagcagctgcgtTGTCGGTAGAAATGATAATCGCTGCAATTGATATTATAAAGCCGTCGTATAGCAGCTTGAGCGATGGACGTAACTAGCGTGTGTAAGCGTACGTTGATCAACCTTTGGGGCTACCATTACCAACCAACCGTTGGGCTGCCATTTGCACGATATACGTTTACACTCGCTAGCTATGTACATCGCTCAAGATGCTGTACCGCGGCTTTATATGATCAATTGCTGCGATTATCATTTCTACAGCCAACGCTACAATAAACAAGCTCGCGTTATAGAATGAactgatgctgttggaatatcaAGTACTATAGTTGGAAATAATGCTGCTACTGGTTAAGTATAATCTGAAAAACCctgtattttttattcatataCGATTGCATATTCCAAATGATACGATGACTTGACGCTTTATCATCGTCATATCTACTTCATTTATTGAGGCTATCTCGGCGGATGGTGGACATCGCGGGTACCTCGATCTCTATAAAAAGCTGTGCGCCACACGCATCCGATCAGTTGGGTCGCGAGGTCGAAATTCGACGAATCATCGACCATGGAGCCCATCAACGCCGTGCTGGCGGGACTCATTTTCATCGTGTCCGTCGTGTACCTGTTTGTGCGCAGCAAGCACAACTACTGGAAGGACCATGGATTTCCACACGTTCCGAACCCGCACTTTCTGTTCGGACACGCCAAGGGACAAGGCCAAACGAGACACGGGGCCGACGTTCACCAGGAGTTGTACTTGGAGTTCAAGAGGCGCGGGGAGGCTTTCGGTGGCTTCAGCCAGTTTGTGATACCGTCCGTGATAGTGGTCGATCCGGAGCTGATCAAGACGATCCTGGTGAAGGATTTCAATGTGTTCACCGATCATGGTGTGTTCGTGAACGCTAAGGATGATCCGCTGTCGGGACATCTATTTGCGCTTGAGGGTCAACCATGGCGTGAGTTACGTCAAAAGCTTACGCCGACGTTCACCTCCGGGCGCATGAAGCAAATGTTCGGTACGATCTGGGATGTGGCGCGTGAGCTGGAGCAGTATATGGAGGAGAATCACCGTCAGCCGGAGGTGGAAATGAAAGATATCTTGGGACGCTTTACCACCGACGTGATCGGGACGTGCGCGTTCGGCATTGAGTGCAACTCGTTACGAGCTCCCGATTCAGAGTTCCGCAAGTACGGAAACAAGGCGTTCGAGTTGACACCGGGGATTATGTTAAAAACGTTCCTAGCATCAGCTTACCCAAAACTTATCCGAATGTTACACATGAAGATAACGTACAACGAcgttgaaaagtttttcatgGATATCGTACAAGAAACGGTTAACTATCGCGAAGGCAACGACATCAAGCGGAATGATTTTATGAATCTGTTGCTGCAGATCAAGAATAAGGGTAGACTAGATGACACCGATAGTAATGCCAGTGTAGGGAAGGGTGAGGTCGGTTTTACCCAGAAGGAACTGACGGCGCAggctttcattttcttcctggCCGGTTTCGAGACATCTTCAACGACTCAAAGCTTTTGCTTGTACGAGTTGGCGAAGAACCCGGACATACAGGAACGTCTCCGGCAGGAAATCAACCGTGCTATCGAGGCGAACGGTGGTGAGGTGTCTTACGATACGGTGATGAACATCCCCTACTTGGACCAAGTGATCAATGGTAAGGTGGATTGAGATCTGtctttgattttaaattgacACCGATGGgtgaacattgctttcttcACAGAAACGCTGAGGAAATATCCACCCGTGGAGTCGTTGAATCGAGTTCCATCCGTGGACTACACAGTTCCTGGTACGAAGCATATTATTCCAAAGAGAACGCTGGTACAAATTCCGGTCTACGCCATCCAACGTGATCCCGACCACTACCCTGAACCTGATCGCTTCAACCCCGACCGGTTTCTGCCGGAGGAAGTGAAGAAACGTCACCCGTACGTGTTCTTGCCGTTCGGCGAAGGACCAAGGATTTGCATTGGATTGCGGTTTGGCGTGATGCAGACGAAAGTGGGCTTGGTAACTTTGTTGCGTAAATTCCGCTTCTCTCCCTCCGCTCGAACGCCGGAGCGGGTTGAGTTCGATCCTAAAATGATCATTCTGTCTCCGAGCCAGAAAAACTATTTGAAGGTGGACAGATTAATAGACATTTAGTGAAAAAGATGTTATGATGCGAATGTTGCTTTGAACTGATTCCATACTTTATTAATTGCAATCGAACGTCTTTTCATCTCAAGGACTGAATGACTTGATGTTGAATCGTACAAAGCGACAGATAACGATAacgttcaatttattttactttgtgTCGTTGTACCTGACACGTTTGATCAATAAAAGAATTGGTTGCCAAACCAGTATCTAGAAAAATGTACTTCAGCCAGCCTATTAGACATACatcccacacacacaagaaaGAAATCATATAGCATGTGTCGTGGGTAATGTCCGATGACTCGGCATATTTTCGGTAATATTTGCGCCGTTCGGTCAacgagaaaaatattaaaattgccATTATTACTCGTGGAATAGGGGCAGTAGGTAACGACAATAGGAGTATGTTTGTTGATGTGAAGCAGCAACTTGCTGCATGCGGGAAAGGGGGGATAATTTAGCAAACGCACGGAAGTGATGAACAGCCATCGCTATGTGGACAAAATTTAGGTAACGACTTCCCTCGCAACCCGATGATGTTTCGTGCTTGTTGACTTGTGTATTGTATGATGTTGTATGTGTGGCGATAGCCATTTGAATGAGACGCCTAACGCGCGTGTCGATACTGTAGAAAATTGGTTCGCTTAATTAATGCCATTGATctttggattttctttttcttccacaaCAAAACTGATGAAGCTctagaaacattttttatttgagatagtgatggtgatggtatCTTACtgtatgtttgaaaaactatCTAATggtaattttgattttttttcacaaaataaATGTGAATTGTTGCAAACCATAAAATATAATGAAGCTGGAACTTTTTCTACGTGCGCTATGTTCGTGAAATGAGTACACAGTGAGTTGCACAAACTGAAAACatcagttttatttgtttgcaaagGGTAATCATAACCACTTTAGATAAGATAGCATAGTAATAAAATTACACAATACTACTCTGTTTAAGCAAATATTTACATACACATTATTCTTATTGTTTCCGACAGAAATGTTTATCCTACGTAGCATCCACTAGATATTTCTAACGGTTTTCCTCGAAAACTCCTCAACACGAACAAAAATCTGCTCATTTTTATATGGACCGAGGCAGGCTAACACAAAATTAGGGGctcgaaaaatcaattttgctCGAAAAACTCCTCGAAAACTTGATAAATTCCCTAATTTTGTGTCAGTCGGCCTCGGTCCACTGAAAAATGGGGAGATTTTTGTTCGCGTTGGGAAGGTTTTGATGATGAAGAATGAAATGATGTTTCGATGCTTTAACTTTCGTGTACTATCAATTGTGATCATACctaaaactattttattttcgaattTCCGTTTGCATTGGACTATGTTTAAAAGATGCGATGAACAAGGAACCAGAAATGAAAAGTGTTGCCATGTAGCTAAAATCAAATTCACTCTCATAGCTTAGCTAAGGCTTAAGAAGTTTAACCAAATATGGCCCAATTAGGAAATCGAAGCGTTACGGAACGATATGTTCAGATACCGTAGGTATGTTGTGCATGATCCAAATCGGCTGAGCACGAGTAGGAATCGGTTTTATCTGTGGGCTTTTtgaatgaagttttttttcccccacggCGCTCCTCTTTTCATCTATGCGGAAATCAGATTTGCCGGTAGGTTAACTTTAAATACCAAATATCTTATCAGTTGATCAAAGGGTGTCGTAGCGATGCACCCATCCGTAGTTCGAATTATGCAACGTGGTGTTATCGAGTGCTTAGCGGGTTGATGATAAAAGATatgattcattcaaaatcACTCACCGTCGGCCGTCGAGTTCTTCAAAGTCCAATGCAAAACCTACAACTTAGTTACAAGGTAAGCTTTCTAAGTGAAACATTCGGACCATGCCAATTGCAGAGTTCTGGATAGCCCTCGGCGGTACGGTGCTGCTGACGTTTGCTATCGGAGTGTGCCTAATACTAGACAAACGGCGATCGGTATGGGTCGATCGTCGCTTTCCCGGCACTGGTCGGACGAACATTTTGTTCGGGGACTACGGAGCGGCCGGTCGTACCGAGCACCGTATGTACACCACCGAACGTTTGTACCGGTCGTTCAAGGCTCGCAAGTGGCCCATCGGTGGCGCTCTGATGTATTTGACACCATGCGTCATTGTGACCGACGTGCAGTTGATCGAGCACGTGTTGAGTGATGAGTTCACTAAGACAGCACCGGATGTGAGGGGTATGCGAGCGTTCCGCTGCTGCTGGGATGCATTTGAGGACGAACGGTTCGAGGACTTGCTGCGAGTCGCAACGGAAGAAAGCCAATCGTTGGCAAAAGTGCTGAGCGCGAAGGATGAATCATTTGAGGACGTGAAATCAGCTATCGAGCTACTTGTGGTTAAAACACTGGCGAGAAGTTTATTCGGAAAGAAATGGAACGACAAGCATCAGCTTCCGCTCACGAATTTAGTGCAAAGTAGTCCATGGAATGGCTTTTGGAGTGTAGCTGTGAGCAGTTTGCCAAGCATCCAACGTTTAAAAACCTTTCTTCACCTTGATGATCCATCCATCTTGGAAGAGCTGGTTCATTCCCTGGAAAGCACGTGCtcggaaaataattattttctggAGTACCTGAAAAGGATGGAGAGTAAGGCTAGCAGAGCCGATAGGCTGGCTTTCTCACATACGAAAGTGTTACTGCATGAGCTTGTGGAAAACGTGTTCTTCTTTGCCTCCAGCACAATTGTCGCTTGCTTGTACGAGTTGGCACAGCTCCCGGAATTACAAGGAGCTCTGCATTTATCACTCAAACGATCCGGAGACGCGATGGTCGATGAGCTGGATAAAGTGATTGGAGGTAAGATATTAGAGATTTTAGAGCGAATAACTGCTAACGTCTGATTCTCCTCTTACACTAGAAACTTTGCGCAAGTATCCACCGGTCGATGAGATTTCGTTCATATCTGCAGACAACAATCGCCTGCCCGGGTGCGAGCTAGTTGTACCAAGGAACACGAAAGTGATCGTTCCGATCTACGCCCTGCACCGTGATGCTGAACACTATCCCGACCCAACGCGGTTCGATCCGACCAGACCGATGTTACGATCATTGGATCGATCGTTTCCCGCATGCCTGTACCGACCGCTGGGGAATAAACCGTTGCCGGTTGGAACCAACTTTGCCATGATGCTGGTACGCGTTGGCTTGACAAGCATTATTGCGCGGTGTAGATTACGGGTGACGCCTGAAACTCCGATCCATTTGGAAATGTCTTCCACCCAAGCGATACCGTACCCGAGGGGTAAGATAGTGCTACGCATAGAAGAAGCGTGATAGATCGAAACCTACACAATCGAAATCACGTACACGTAGTTTGAACGGCAGTTTATTTATCTGacaaataaaaccgaaaaattaCTATCCTTCAAAATGATACCGTTATCTTACATTGTGGTGGGAAAACTGGAGTCCACAACTCGTGCGTCCGTGTTCAAAGCTGGTGAGATAAGCCTGTTGCGACGCGTTTAAAATCGCCTTTATCAATTTCATTCATATTTTACATTCTGGAACGATTAGTAAGTTGGTATCACGTGAATCATTGGCAATGTGTGTACTATGTGTTCCAGATTTTAATCAGATTAATAACATATTCTGGATGTTACCTTCACCCGTTTATTTGTGGGAGACCCAACCAGCTGGCTCCACTAGGATTAACCCTTAAAGAAATATTACTTTCAATATATTGACTTTTTTTCGAGTCTTGGGTTTTATTACAAATTACTCATGCTCAAGTCTACTTGGTCGTCATCAGGCTGACGAATGAATATAGAAATTTATAACACAACCAActaaagaaaaaagtttgtgTCAAAAATTAACCATTCAAAAGGAGTGTATTCTTTAAAAGCTGCTCGTTGAATTCTAATGGTTTGGAGGTGGTAGGTTTCATTTCCACTAAACATCATAATCTGTTTGAGGGCTTGAGAACTTTTTTTCGTAAGAAGCAAGTTTTTCGTATTCTTGGGGCATGAATATCGCAAGCTTTAAAGGGTTTACTACGAATTTTTCGTCATCACGATCTCGTGACTGGTGGAGTTGTGTGAATGCAATCGTAATCAAAAGCCTATGCTTCACATGTTGggaaatttatcaattttagaTAATCACAATCACCTAATCTAATCTAATCTGTTGAACCCGAGGTTGTGTATAAAACCCACTTCATGGTGGTCCAGCAGCTTAATACACATTGGAAAAATGTTGGTGAAGGTGATTCCGTTTGTCATTTATCTGGCAGTCGCCCTAGGACAGAACGTGGTTTGTAGTTACGCATAGCACATTTAGAGTCAGATAGATACACAATAATATAACGCTTTTCACAGGATCGTCCGATCATTACAACATCGGGAGGACAAGTTCAAGGAACGACTGAATCGTGTGGATTATTTTGCACATACTATTCGTTCAAAGGAATTCCTTATGCGGAGCCTCCCACAGGCGCGAGGCGCTTCACCAATCCAGTTCCTCATTCGGGTTGGTCAGGTGTTCGAGATGGTAGTGCCCATGGCAGCAGTTGTCCCACACCGGACATGAATCCGGCGGAGAATGAGGATTGTCTCTTTCTGAACGTCTACAGTCCTTCACTGATCGGAACGCGACCCGTGATGGTGTTCGTGCATGGAGGGGCTTTTAGTGGTGGCTCAGGAAATGTAGACCTTTATAACAGCAGGTATTTCATGCCAGAAGATGTGGTGATCGTGACAGTGAACTATCGCCTAGGAGTACTCGGGTTCTTCAGTACCGGTGATAGTAGTGCGTCCGGAAACTGGGGAATTAAGGATTGCGTTGAGGCATTGCGCTGGGTACAAAGGAATATCGTCGCGTTTGGAGGAGATCCAAACAATGTGACAATCTTCGGTCAATCTGCAGGAGGTGCAATGGTACACTATCTTACACTTTCACCTCTCACGACTGGACTTTTCCATCGGGTGATCGCACAAAGTGGAACTGCGCTAAATTCGTGGGCTCTTCAACCGAATCCTCGGCTGTACGCTAATCGTCTGGCAACGGCCTTCGGATTATCAACGACGGATACAGCGGCATTGGTAGCTGGCTTGAAGCAAGTGCCATATCGTGATCTGGTTGCACTCCAAGAAGACCTGAATGCGCTAGATGTTCCACTTCTTTTGCGACCGATCGATTTCTCCCCCGTTGTAGAGCCAGCAGACGCTCCAGAACCTATCGCTTTGGGTCGAAGACCGATCGATATTATTGAGGACGGATCATACAACGCCATTCCAATGATTGCAGGCTTTACAGATATGGATTCCTTGTTGTTCACTGCTGTTGAGTATGCGGTGAATCCAACCATGTTCAACACCTTCAACAATAATCCACACTTCTTGGTACCGTTTTTCTGGAACATTGCGCAAGGAAGCCCAGAATCCACTGCTGTCAGCCAGGCATTCCAGCAATACTACTGGCAAGGACAACAACTCAGTTCCGCACTTCTGACAGAATTTTCGGTGTTTGTGACGGACCACCAGTTTGCATATGGAGTACTAGAGATGGCAAGGCGGCATGCTCTCCGATCGTCAGTTTACGTATATCAGTTCAGCTACGATGGTGACCTCAACCTAGTAAAACAATCCTTTGGTATTCCCTATCCGGGAGCGTTACATGCAGACGAATTGTGTTACTTATTTCATCCGGAAGACTTAACGGTAGGAGAAGTGCCACAAACCAGTCACGCCATCACGGTGCGCAATCGAATGCTGCGTTTATGGACGAACTTTGCCAAGTATGGGTATGTATTTCAAGACATTTCGTAGCCTTGTCTAGTGAAATATAAActgtgattttttattttaatgaaccCTTCACCAGAAACCCAACCCCGACCGTTGATCCGATACTGCAAAATATGCTCTGGACTCCAATAAGCGGAGGAACGATCAACGCCGCTGTAAACATCGGCCAAAATCTTGTTCCGGGGGCGAACCCTATCGCGGCACGTTATAATCAGTGGCAGGAACTGGAAGCGCGTTACGCCAACAATGTTTTCAGGGTTTAATAACTTATGAAATTCATGTGGCTGGAATGATGATCAATAAATTTACGCATCAAGCATACATGAGTAATACAGATTATCTTTCAAGATTACTGTTAAGCAATATACGTAGTAGGGTTTGGGTTTGTATtatggttttcattttctttcattttcactttgcTTCCATTTCAACACTATTGCAATATGCATTCATCTATAGATCATATCGCGTTAAAAGGTGGTTTATGTGATATGTATTGGTGTACAATGCGATCTGCAAATTAATAGCTACTATTAATAGCGTTATTGTACGCATTTGACCATGCCTATTGTGTTCGCAATTGCTGGATAACTGCAAATCATGATTGAACCCAATGCCTTTATGACATCTCTGTCGTGCAAGCGTGCTTTATCACACAATCTTATCAATGAATATATTCAAGTAATTTGTGGCCAAAACGTATAAAAGAAGCATGCGTGGGCACTACCGTACCAGTTGAGTCTTTAATCTCAAAATGCGGTTGAACGTATTACGATTAGCCATTTGGCTAGCAATTGTCAACTCCTGTTTGAGTGCGGTAGGTTATTGATTGAGTGACTGGAAACCAGCTACGCAGTACTTGCTGCAAATGGTCATAACATATTGTGGTTTTGTAGGATGGTCCGATCATTACCACATCCGGAGGACAAGTTCAAGGAACGACTGAATCGTGTGGATTATTTTGCACATACTATTCCTTCAAAGGGATTCCATATGCGGAGCCTCCCACAGGCGCGAGACGCTTCACAAATCCAGTTGCGCATTCGGGCTGGTCAGGTGTTCGAGATGGCAGCACCCATGGGAGCAGTTGTCCCTCACCGGACATGAATCCGACGGAGAATGAGGATTGTCTCTTTCTGAACGTCTACAGTCCTTCGCTGATCGGAACGCGACCCGTGATGGTGTTCATACATGGAGGATCTTTCAATAGCGGATCAGGGAATGTAGGGCTTTACGATAGCAAGTTCTTCATGCCAGAAGATGTGGTGATCGTGACAGTGAACTATCGCCTAGGAGTGCTCGGATTCTTCAGTACCGGTGATAGTAATGCGTCCGGGAACTGGGGAATTAAGGATTGTGTTGAGGCATTGCGCTGGGTACAAAGGAACATCGTCGCGTTTGGAGGAGATCCGAACAATGTGACGATCTTCGGTCAATCTGCAGGAGGTTCAATGGTACACTATCTTACACTTACTCCCCTCACGACTGGACTTATCCATCGAGCGATTACACAAAGTGGATCTGCGCT from Anopheles coustani chromosome 3, idAnoCousDA_361_x.2, whole genome shotgun sequence harbors:
- the LOC131272895 gene encoding juvenile hormone esterase-like, with the translated sequence MLVKVIPFVIYLAVALGQNDRPIITTSGGQVQGTTESCGLFCTYYSFKGIPYAEPPTGARRFTNPVPHSGWSGVRDGSAHGSSCPTPDMNPAENEDCLFLNVYSPSLIGTRPVMVFVHGGAFSGGSGNVDLYNSRYFMPEDVVIVTVNYRLGVLGFFSTGDSSASGNWGIKDCVEALRWVQRNIVAFGGDPNNVTIFGQSAGGAMVHYLTLSPLTTGLFHRVIAQSGTALNSWALQPNPRLYANRLATAFGLSTTDTAALVAGLKQVPYRDLVALQEDLNALDVPLLLRPIDFSPVVEPADAPEPIALGRRPIDIIEDGSYNAIPMIAGFTDMDSLLFTAVEYAVNPTMFNTFNNNPHFLVPFFWNIAQGSPESTAVSQAFQQYYWQGQQLSSALLTEFSVFVTDHQFAYGVLEMARRHALRSSVYVYQFSYDGDLNLVKQSFGIPYPGALHADELCYLFHPEDLTVGEVPQTSHAITVRNRMLRLWTNFAKYGNPTPTVDPILQNMLWTPISGGTINAAVNIGQNLVPGANPIAARYNQWQELEARYANNVFRV
- the LOC131259876 gene encoding probable cytochrome P450 6a14; translated protein: MEPINAVLAGLIFIVSVVYLFVRSKHNYWKDHGFPHVPNPHFLFGHAKGQGQTRHGADVHQELYLEFKRRGEAFGGFSQFVIPSVIVVDPELIKTILVKDFNVFTDHGVFVNAKDDPLSGHLFALEGQPWRELRQKLTPTFTSGRMKQMFGTIWDVARELEQYMEENHRQPEVEMKDILGRFTTDVIGTCAFGIECNSLRAPDSEFRKYGNKAFELTPGIMLKTFLASAYPKLIRMLHMKITYNDVEKFFMDIVQETVNYREGNDIKRNDFMNLLLQIKNKGRLDDTDSNASVGKGEVGFTQKELTAQAFIFFLAGFETSSTTQSFCLYELAKNPDIQERLRQEINRAIEANGGEVSYDTVMNIPYLDQVINETLRKYPPVESLNRVPSVDYTVPGTKHIIPKRTLVQIPVYAIQRDPDHYPEPDRFNPDRFLPEEVKKRHPYVFLPFGEGPRICIGLRFGVMQTKVGLVTLLRKFRFSPSARTPERVEFDPKMIILSPSQKNYLKVDRLIDI